One window of the Raphanus sativus cultivar WK10039 unplaced genomic scaffold, ASM80110v3 Scaffold0931, whole genome shotgun sequence genome contains the following:
- the LOC130503394 gene encoding rRNA-processing protein EBP2-like — protein sequence MNEEAVTEKTRRSKRQAGLDVSPVVSLTTKKQKKNCPKKNAELQSQHEELEQHTISEEVEQEPESAGAEEDDDDETQPPEEHDEYETLPPEEEHEEEEDEEEEEVIPSSETQTQQSDNQVKKTRGPTKMRKVAKHIEDKVEVEFNSLGEHVGRGSVTLSSFLGPLVREHVPVLLDDWRHMEEKTKDALWEEIQGRFNLTEDWQKDVVFKQMGCLWRASKSRLSSIVRATKNKAQLQSIKPSNIQSASAWNNWVKGRCTAAFQEQSNKYRELRKAQIPHTTSRKGMNRLAEEMKKNSSDPKLVTRTKVWVAGHTHSDGTPVRQEFADTIEKIKRLDSEMESSSADNIGEDAVTQVLGKDKPGRIRGMGRGVTVTKLAFLHARDSHVKQLEATQAELINKVQDLQNVVKDLAGKKQKNGYDSTSERSDVSKGGGIRCQILDWVSNDDLVVAEGEFYSSEPTYKIGRIPLGPNAAAVVVKSVSVVTAPIWRPTPTCVSLSQAVGVKIAWPSEKLILDDGIDISNNGNIDESEVKNTFCPPTFVNH from the exons ATGAACGAGGAAGCTGTTACTGAGAAGACGCGTCGCAGTAAACGTCAAGCAGGTCTAGATGTTAGTCCAGTGGTGTCTTTAACTaccaagaaacagaagaagaattGTCCAAAGAAGAATGCGGAACTTCAGTCACAACATGAAGAACTGGAGCAACATACAATTTCTGAAGAAGTGGAACAAGAACCAGAATCTGCAGGAGccgaagaagatgatgatgatgaaacacAACCACCCGAAGAACATGACGAGTACGAAACACTACCACCTGAAGAAGAacatgaggaagaagaagatgaggaagaagaagaagtcattCCTAGCTCTGAGACACAAACACAACAATCTGATAACCAAGTCAAGAAGACTAGAGGTCCAACAAAAATGCGCAAAGTGGCGAAACATATAGAGGACAAGGTAGAGGTGGAGTTCAATTCTTTGGGAGAGCATGTTGGCCGTGGATCAGTGACACTGTCCTCCTTCCTTGGTCCTCTTGTGAGAGAGCATGTGCCTGTACTGCTAGATGACTGGAGACATATggaagagaaaacaaaagacGCTCTGTGGGAGGAAATACAGG GGAGATTCAACTTGACAGAAGACTGGCAAAAGGATGTAGTCTTTAAGCAGATGGGTTGTTTGTGGAGGGCCTCTAAATCTAGACTGTCTTCCATAGTTAGAGCAACAAAAAACAAGGCGCAACTACAGAGTATTAAACCCAGTAATATACAATCTGCATCAGCTTGGAATAATTGGGTGAAAGGAAGATGTACTGCAGCTTTTCAG GAACAAAGTAATAAGTACAGGGAACTCAGGAAGGCTCAAATTCCCCACACCACTAGCCGTAAAGGCATGAATCGCCTTGCAGAGGAGATG AAAAAAAACAGTTCTGATCCTAAGCTAGTCACTAGAACTAAGGTTTGGGTCGCTGGTCATACACATTCTGATGGAACACCAGTGCGTCAAGAATTTGCAGATACAATA GAGAAGATAAAGAGACTTGACAGTGAAATGGAATCAAGTTCAGCAGATAATATCGGTGAAGATGCTGTCACTCAGGTCCTAGGAAAAGATAAGCCAGGAAGAATTAGGGGGATGGGACGAGGGGTTACTGTCACCAAGTTGGCATTCTTACATGCTAGAGATTCACATGTAAAGCAACTTGAAGCAACTCAAGCTGAACTAATCAACAAGGTTCAAGATTTGCAAAATGTGGTTAAAGACTTGGCCGGTAAAAAG CAAAAAAACGGATATGATTCCACTTCTGAGAGAAGCGATGTGAGCAAGGGAGGAGGAATAAGGTGCCAGATACTGGATTGGGTTTCGAATGATGATTTGGTTGTTGCTGAAGGAGAATTCTACTCTAGTGAGCCCACATATAAGATTGGTCGCATTCCACTGGGTCCTAATGCGGCTGCTGTTGTAGTGAAGTCTGTATCAGTCGTAACAGCACCTATATGGAGACCTACTCCAACTTGTGTATCGCTTAGTCAGGCAGTAGGAGTGAAAATTGCATGGCCATCTGAGAAACTCATCTTGGACGATGGCATTGACATCTCAAACAATGGCAACATCGACGAGTCCGAGGTAAAAAATACATTCTGTCCTCCAACGTTTGTTAATCATTAA
- the LOC130503395 gene encoding uncharacterized protein LOC130503395 → MNSCKSKDGLKARKDLQDMGIRSSLHAQVRGKRTYLPPAAFWLSKEEKKIFCRRLSNFRGPDGYCANISNCVSLDPPSIGGMKSHDHHVLMQNLFPVALRGLLPKGPRIAVTRMCNYFNRLCQRVLDPEKLLALESEIVETMCQFERFFPPSLFDIMFHLPLHLAREARLGGPVHFRWMYPFERYMKTLKAYVKNFARPEACMAEGYLAGECLAFCMEFLQKSVPVEEPLTRNEDLEAHENVLEGRPLQKATEVKLTDKERDTAHWYILMNTAVMDPYVQMHLEELQAKDERCARNETILWKTHTERFSTWIKDKIPNNSKDHSQRLRWLAFGPRNVAHTYKGYIVNGHRYQTDDIKRKTQNCGVSNEAFSMCRASAKDSNQMADMVAYYGVIKEIILLDYHMFQVPLFKCSWAHKGKGVKEADGFTLVNLHTNQSAFVNDPYILPSQAKQVFYSREDDSSPWYVVMRAPPRGYHELETEEEICPTTLTVQHDEDIGDHASDDESCCVRNDCEGIIL, encoded by the exons ATGAATAGTTGCAAGTCAAAGGATGGCCTGAAAGCGAGAAAGGATTTACAAGATATGGGTATTCGAAGCAGTTTACATGCACAAGTAAGGGGGAAGAGAACTTATCTGCCTCCAGCTGCGTTTTGGCTTTctaaagaggaaaaaaaaatattctgcaGAAGATTATCCAACTTCAGGGGCCCTGATGGATATTGTGCTAATATATCCAATTGTGTCTCACTGGATCCTCCTTCTATAGGCGGCATGAAGTCACATGATCATCATGTTCTTATGCAGAATCTGTTTCCGGTTGCGTTGAGAGGTTTACTTCCAAAAGGACCTCGGATTGCAGTGACTCGTATGTGCAATTACTTCAACAGACTCTGCCAACGTGTTCTTGATCCCGAGAAGCTACTTGCTCTAGAATCAGAGATTGTGGAGACAATGTGCCAGTTTGAGAGATTCTTTCCACCTTCTTTGTTTGATATCATGTTTCACCTTCCACTGCATCTGGCAAGAGAAGCACGATTGGGTGGCCCTGTACACTTCAGGTGGATGTATCCATTTGAGAG GTATATGAAGACACTAAAGGCTTATGTGAAGAATTTCGCAAGACCTGAAGCTTGTATGGCGGAGGGTTATCTAGCTGGTGAATGTCTTGCATTTTGTATGGAGTTCTTACAGAAATCGGTTCCAGTTGAGGAGCCTCTGACAAGAAACGAAGATTTAGAGGCACATGAAAATGTACTTGAAGGCCGCCCTCTGCAAAAAGCTACAGAAGTGAAACTTACTGATAAGGAGAGAGATACAGCTCATTGGTATATCCTCATGAATACTGCAGTGATGGATCCTTATGTTCA gatGCATTTAGAGGAACTGCAAGCTAAAGATGAAAGATGTGCAAGAAATGAAACGATATTATGGAAAACTCATACAGAAAGGTTCTCGACATGGATAAAAGATAAG ATACCAAATAACTCAAAAGATCATTCTCAGCGGCTCAGATGGCTTGCTTTTGGACCAAGGAATGTCGCACACACCTACAAGGGATATATAGTTAATGGACATCGATATCAGACAGACGATATCAAAAGGAAGACTCAGAACTGTGGGGTTTCAAATGAAGCATTCTCCATGTGCAGAGCTAGTGCGAAAGATTCGAATCAAATGGCGGACATGGTAGCATACTATGGAGTCATAAAGGAGATCATCTTGCTTGATTACCACATGTTTCAGGTGCCTCTGTTTAAGTGTAGTTGGGCACATAAGGGGAAAGGTGTTAAAGAGGCAGACGGTTTTACACTTGTGAATCTCCACACGAACCAGTCAGCATTTGTTAATGATCCATACATTCTGCCTTCTCAAGCTAAACAAGTTTTTTACTCAAGAGAGGATGACAGCTCTCCTTGGTATGTTGTTATGAGAGCACCTCCGAGAGGATACCATGAGTTAGAAACTGAAGAGGAAATTTGTCCTACAACGTTAACAGTCCAGCATGATGAAGATATCGGAGATCACGCTTCAGATGATGAGAGTTGTTGTGTTAGGAATGATTGTGAGGgtattattttataa
- the LOC130503396 gene encoding meiosis-specific protein ASY2-like has translation MSTSKKLSREQKGKMRAASSGSGDDLETVHGSEGSQEAVHREPMMDTENLSRAQRVLISESRVQSRKDDAGRDHIDDQMIPISFYPGNIFEKQPPLDRERVRPSVVGGQDWRGVEKTRSTVESVTRLLRARDAAGVTFIIPKSDQRPWSPPKGYQCVYESYFEGDTKLWFPIPRIITAFTMRRGAALSQFLNGAWRLAVALTIIGAEAGVPLSVRAFEELVSAKIKGRLISLKIRPNYNVVTGYPNKTNNWQRSYFYVKSDRAAFEEPLKTGYRVLWNREMVALPNTAEYEEDFLESARLIASQKQAHWNNFSYQRISRSIGWISQQVWRSDTIPIIANKTKRLNLFNSAEQREVNRARAMRTLPNLSLVVARKAGFAKKPQPDTAASPDFGDPNVTESDVEARLVRKTNRKRQREGENAAAEEANVGTASPQGHSGPEREKKKARGDPSAIRSSSVEEGELKDLEPGGGSKDEVVPESLPTGSRDEDPPVTSSKAEKKKKKNKKKRNAEVIPRGSSEELDDELADATRSGESLAPENEDAQAESAPQVTEGTVAVSKKKKKKKKKRSCPDKVSFSYDRDVPLAHDEQECGRLVRQFRGDRGELPPVEDLIFKEEYNFASRTSIMSHGDWNILVRKYDEELKGAFEMVRKQKGLSRRATRALNNSVCEKNEAVAREEELKKELDEQRAIMATELASARELVKRAEEEKAQMRKRNAELQGKNTTLEKEVVAASLEYSKQMDRLRESRKLEVTHERIRVMAAMTGKCARRFRNIQDREKRRDEFEDARCMLGQARGMRDCLEALRESGKDIPQETIDTYSDLEKYYEGETVRLEVGAIPDSDLTLSPLVLESRFVIEEILEKVDKHGSNLELIDSDAARALRSPSDGFIRDFLDTVQSPARPDAAGVPERLVTISDSSSLGTSDPDASEGLSDPNRKISLVSPPSKGQGAGEIPPVKPFGRVSNSDAPEKKDPPAEG, from the exons ATGTCGACAAGTAAGAAACTTTCTCGAGAACAAAAGGGGAAGATGCGCGCGGCTTCGTCGGGATCTGGTGACGACTTAGAGACGGTCCATGGCTCTGAGGGAAGCCAAGAGGCGGTTCATCGCGAACCGATGATGGATACAGAGAACTTGAGTCGTGCGCAGCGCGTCTTGATTTCGGAATCGAGGGTGCAATCGCGGAAGGACGATGCCGGTCGCGATCATATCGACGATCAGATGATCCCGATAAGCTTTTATCCGGGGAACATCTTCGAGAAGCAACCTCCGCTTGATCGGGAGCGCGTACGTCCTTCAGTCGTCGGAGGCCAGGACTGGCGGGGTGTCGAGAAGACGAGATCGACCGTCGAGTCGGTGACAAGACTTCTACGGGCTCGCGACGCAGCGGGGGTTACGTTTATAATCCCAAAGAGCGACCAACGGCCTTGGTCTCCCCCGAAAGGCTACCAATGTGTCTACGAGTCGTACTTTGAGGGCGACACGAAGCTATGGTTTCCGATTCCTCGAATCATCACCGCGTTTACGATGCGACGAGGAGCCGCTCTTAGTCAATTTCTGAATGGTGCGTGGCGGCTGGCCGTCGCACTGACGATTATCGGAGCGGAAGCCGGTGTTCCTCTCAGTGTTCGAGCTTTCGAGGAATTAGTGTCGGCGAAGATAAAGGGCAGATTGATTTCGTTGAAGATCCGTCCCAACTATAATGTGGTGACCGGCTACCCCAATAAGACGAACAACTGGCAGCGTTCCTACTTTTACGTCAAATCTGACAGGGCTGCGTTCGAAGAACCGCTGAAGACCGGCTACCGTGTTTTATGGAACCGAGAGATGG TGGCTCTTCCGAACACCGCAGAGTACGAGGAGGATTTTTTGGAGAGCGCGCGTCTGATCGCATCGCAGAAACAGGCCCATTGGAATAATTTCTCCTATCAGAGGATTAGTCGATCGATCGGGTGGATTAGTCAGC AGGTTTGGCGTTCGGATACAATCCCTATAATCGCGAATAAGACGAAGAGGCTCAATTTATTCAATTCAGCCGAGCAAAGGGAAGTAAATCGAGCAAGAGCGATGAGGACTTTGCCGAATTTGAGTCTGGTGGTCGCGAGGAAAGCCGGCTTCGCGAAGAAGCCGCAGCCTGATACTGCAGCTTCGCCCGATTTCGGAGATCCGAACGTGACTGAGTCCGATGTTGAGGCTCGGCTGGTGAGGAAGACGAACCGAAAAAGACAGCGAGAGGGAGAGAACGCGGCTGCCGAAGAGGCCAACGTTGGTACTGCCTCTCCCCAAGGACACTCTGGGCCAGAGAGGGAAAAGAAGAAGGCGAGGGGTGATCCTTCTGCGATTCGGTCCtcgtctgtcgaggaaggcgaGCTCAAGGACCTGGAGCCGGGTGGCGGCTCCAAAGATGAGGTGGTTCCCGAGTCGCTTCCCACTGGTAGCCGTGACGAAGATCCGCCGGTAACTTCGTCAAAGgctgagaagaaaaagaagaagaataagaagaagaggaaCGCTGAAGTGATTCCTCGAGGTTCTTCCGAAGAGCTGGACGACGAGCTGGCGGACGCCACCCGCTCCGGGGAATCATTGGCTCCGGAGAATGAGGACGCGCAAGCTGAATCTGCTCCTCAGGTCACCGAAGGGACCGTGGCTGtctcgaagaagaagaagaagaagaagaaaaagaggagTTGTCCTGACAAAGTCTCTTTTTCCTATGATCGCGATGTCCCCCTAGCGCACGACGAACAGGAGTGCGGTCGTTTGGTTCGTCAATTTAGGGGAGATCGGGGTGAGCTGCCGCCGGTCGAGGATCTGATCTTCAAGGAAGAGTACAACTTTGCATCTCGTACCTCCATCATG AGTCACGGGGACTGGAACATTTTAGTCAGGAAGTATGACGAAGAGCTAAAGGGGGCCTTTGAGATGGTTCGTAAGCAGAAGGGACTCAGCAGGCGCGCGACCCGGGCTCTGAACAATTCAGTTTGTGAAAAGAACGAGGCGGTTGCTCGGGAGGAAGAGTTGAAGAAGGAACTTGACGAGCAGCGAGCGATCATGGCGACCGAACTGGCGTCTGCCCGGGAGTTGGTGAAGCGGGCTGAGGAAGAGAAAGCCCAGATGCGGAAGAGGAACGCTGAGCTGCAGGGCAAGAACACGACCCTTGAGAAAGAGGTGGTTGCTGCGTCCTTAGAGTATTCCAAGCAGATGGATCGCCTGAGGGAGTCTCGTAAGCTTGAGGTCACCCATGAACGAATCCGTGTAATGGCGGCGATGACCGGGAAATGTGCCCGACGGTTCAGGAATATTCAGGATCGGGAGAAGCGTCGTGACGAGTTCGAGGACGCGCGGTGCATGCTCGGCCAAGCGCGCGGAATGCGAGACTGCCTCGAGGCCTTGAGGGAATCGGGAAAGGATATCCCGCAGGAGACCATTGATACGTACTCCGATTTGGAGAAGTATTATGAAGGGGAGACGGTTCGCCTGGAAGTAGGCGCGATTCCGGACTCGGATCTGACCTTATCCCCTTTGGTGCTGGAATCCCGGTTCGTGATCGAGGAAATTCTGGAGAAGGTCGACAAACACGGGTCGAATCTCGAACTGATAGACTCCGACGCTGCGAGAGCGCTCCGATCCCCGAGTGACGGATTTATTAGGGATTTCCTCGACACGGTACAATCTCCTGCTCGTCCCGACGCCGCCGGCGTCCCGGAGAGGTTGGTCACGATTTCCGACAGCTCGTCTCTCGGAACCTCCGATCCTGATGCGAGCGAAGGCCTCTCGGATCCGAACCGCAAGATCAGCCTGGTCTCTCCGCCGAGCAAGGGTCAAGGCGCCGGCGAGATTCCTCCCGTGAAGCCGTTCGGTCGCGTCTCCAACTCGGACGCTCCTGAGAAGAAAGATCCCCCTGCCGAGGGATGA